One Vicia villosa cultivar HV-30 ecotype Madison, WI unplaced genomic scaffold, Vvil1.0 ctg.000165F_1_1_3, whole genome shotgun sequence genomic region harbors:
- the LOC131624871 gene encoding uncharacterized protein LOC131624871, whose protein sequence is MAKFIFLCFLLANTLLCHVMATTTTTNKPQSNVQSTSSPSSNAPSQSPFSQRTKEVESSIGRKLGKHQHNHGAMSPSPSPFEGSILSHEKTSVLDLKSHFHLVKHHHSFDRSMAGGGVILGGLATTFLVVVYCYIRATSKHKLDTTITTT, encoded by the coding sequence ATGGCCAAGTTCATTTTCTTGTGCTTTTTATTAGCAAACACTCTTCTATGTCATGTAATGGCTACAACAACTACTACAAACAAACCTCAAAGTAATGTCCAATCaacttcatcaccatcttcaaaTGCTCCTTCTCAAAGTCCCTTTAGCCAAAGAACAAAAGAAGTTGAATCCTCTATTGGAAGAAAACTTGGTAAGCACCAACATAATCATGGTGCTATGTCACCAAGTCCTAGCCCTTTTGAAGGGAGTATTCTTAGTCATGAAAAAACTTCTGTTTTGGATTTGAAAAGTCATTTTCATTTGGTGAAACATCATCATTCATTTGATAGGTCTATGGCTGGTGGAGGTGTTATTCTTGGAGGACTTGCTACAACTTTTTTGGTGGTTGTTTATTGTTATATTAGAGCCACTTCAAAGCACAAGTTAGATACTACTATTACTACTACCTAG
- the LOC131624870 gene encoding elongation factor 1-delta-like, which translates to MAVTLYNLKSESGLKKLNEYLLTRSYITGYQASKDDIAVYSALPSVPSSEYENVARWFKHIDALLRISGVSGEGSGVTVESSLVAEEAVATPPAADTKATEAEDDDDDDVDLFGEETEEEKKAAEERAAAVKASGKKKESGKSSVLLDVKPWDDETDMKKLEEAVRSVQLDGLLWGASKLVPVGYGIKKLQIMMTIVDDLVSVDNMVEDYLTVEPINEYVQSCDIVAFNKI; encoded by the exons atggCGGTTACACTCTATAACCTTAAGTCTGAATCTGGTTTGAAGAAGCTCAATGAGTACCTTCTCACACGCAGTTATATCACTGG ATACCAAGCTTCGAAGGATGATATCGCTGTTTATTCAGCTTTGCCATCAGTTCCATCCTCTGAATATGAGAATGTTGCTAGGTGGTTCAAGCACATTGATGCATTATTGAGAATTTC TGGTGTTTCTGGTGAGGGATCTGGTGTCACTGTTGAATCATCGCTAGTTGCTGAAGAGGCTGTTGCCACTCCTCCAGCTGCTGACACAAAG GCTACTGAAGCTGAGGACGACGATGATGACGATGTGGATTTGTTTGGTGAAGAGACTGAGGAAGAAAAGAAGGCAGCTGAGGAACGGGCAGCAGCCGTGAAAGCATCCGGCAAAAAGAAAGAGA GTGGGAAATCATCTGTATTGTTGGATGTGAAGCCATGGGACGATGAAACCGACATGAAGAAGCTTGAAGAAGCAGTGAGATCTGTTCAGTTGGATGGATTGTTATGGGGTGCAT CCAAACTTGTTCCGGTTGGATATGGTATCAAGAAACTTCAAATTATGATGACAATTGTGGATGACTTGGTTTCTGTTGACAATATGGTTGAGGATTACCTTACCGTTGAGCCCATCAACGAGTATGTCCAGAGTTGTGACATTGTGGCCTTCAACAAAATAT AA